TACGATACGGAGAAGGGGGCTGGCACGAAGAGTCCGCATACGTTTTTAAGGGCGATCGGTCCTGAGCCTTGGGCGGTGGCTTATGTGGAACCTTGCCGTCGCCCGGGGGATGGGCGGTATGGTGAGAACCCGAATCGGGTGCAGCATTATTATCAGTACCAAGTTTTGATTAAGCCGTCGCCTGACAATATTCAGGAGATTTATTTGGAGTCGCTGAAGGCGTTGGGGATTACGCCGGAGGATCATGATATTCGGTTTGTGGAGGATAACTGGGAGGATGCGGCGGTTGGCGCTTGGGGGGTTGGTTGGGAGGTTTGGTTGGATGGGATGGAGGTGACACAGTTTACTTATTTTCAGCAGTGTGGGGGGCTGGATTGTCGTCCGGTGTCGATCGAGATTACTTACGGGTTAGAGCGATTGACGATGTATCTGCAAGGAGTGAACTCGATTTTCGATATTCAGTGGAATGATGACATTACTTATGGGGATGTGCATCTGCAAGGGGAAATTGAGTGTTCGACGTATAACTTTGAGGCATCG
This window of the Cyanobacteria bacterium FACHB-DQ100 genome carries:
- the glyQ gene encoding glycine--tRNA ligase subunit alpha, which translates into the protein MNFQSVISTLNQFWAERGCLVVQPYDTEKGAGTKSPHTFLRAIGPEPWAVAYVEPCRRPGDGRYGENPNRVQHYYQYQVLIKPSPDNIQEIYLESLKALGITPEDHDIRFVEDNWEDAAVGAWGVGWEVWLDGMEVTQFTYFQQCGGLDCRPVSIEITYGLERLTMYLQGVNSIFDIQWNDDITYGDVHLQGEIECSTYNFEASNPELLFTLFKLYEQEAEQLMQRGLVLPAYDQVLKCSHTFNLLDARGVISVTERARYIGRVRNLARQVAQLYLKQREELGFPLLKTEKVEAV